From one Solea solea chromosome 15, fSolSol10.1, whole genome shotgun sequence genomic stretch:
- the gsta.1 gene encoding glutathione S-transferase, alpha tandem duplicate 1: MGEKVVLTYFNGRGRMEAIRWLLAVAGVEFEEVLLTTREQYEKLLADGDLMFQQVPLVEIDNMKLVQTKAIMNYIAEKYNLNGKDLKNRAMINMYTEGLMDLMEMIMTLPFVPDPKAKVDNIQTKAKERFLPVFEKALCGPIYLVGGELSRADVHLLECSLMLEEKLPGILSEFPNIKSFQGRMTQNPAIKKFLEPGSKRKPQPDDVYVKTVREVLRF; this comes from the exons ATGGGTGAAAAAGTTGTTCTTACCTACTTCAATGGCAGAGGGAGAATGGAGGCGATTCGCTGGCTTTTGGCAGTCGCAGGAGTTGAG ttcgaGGAGGTGCTCCTGACCACCAGGGAGCAGTATGAGAAACTCCTCGCAG ATGGAGACCTCATGTTTCAGCAGGTTCCACTGGTGGAGATTGACAACATGAAGCTGGTCCAGACCAAGGCGATCATGAATTACATCGCAGAGAAGTACAATCTCAATGGGAAAGATCTCAAAAACCGTGCCAT GATTAACATGTACACAGAAGGATTGATGGATCTCATGGAGATGATTATGACGTTGCCCTTTGTTCCCGATCCAAAAGCGAAAGTGGACAATattcaaacaaaagcaaaagagcGCTTTCTCCCCGTGTTTGAAAAG GCTCTGTGTGGGCCCATTTACCTAGTGGGAGGAGAACTAAGCCGTGCAGATGTGCACCTACTTGAATGCAGCCTGATGCTGGAGGAGAAGCTTCCAGGCATCCTCAGCGAGTTTCCCAACATCAAG TCTTTTCAGGGCAGGATGACACAGAATCCTGCCATCAAAAAGTTTCTGGAGCCAGGCAGCAAGAGGAAGCCACAGCCAGACGACGTCTATGTGAAAACAGTGAGGGAGGTGCTACGGTTTTAA
- the tmem14a gene encoding transmembrane protein 14A: MMAVDWIGFSYAAVIAFGGFMGYKRKGSVMSLVAGLVFGSLSAYGAFNTSNDPKDIKVSLLSAGVLALVMGTRYKKSGKILPAGIMSGLSLLMVFRLLLLIMV; this comes from the exons ATGATGGCAGTGGACTGGATTGGATTCAGCTATGCGGCAGTTATCGCCTTTGGAGGCTTCATGGGATACAagaggaaag GCAGCGTGATGTCCCTGGTGGCTGGTTTGGTCTTTGGTTCATTATCAGCATATGGGGCCTTTAACACCTCGAATGACCCAAAGGACATTAAGGTGTCATTGC TTTCTGCTGGAGTCCTCGCTTTAGTGATGGGAACAAGATACAAGAAATCTGGAAAAATCCTCCCTGCCGGCATAATGTCAGGGCTGAG TTTGTTGATGGTGTTTCGACTTTTGCTCCTGATCATGGTGTGA